Proteins found in one Magnolia sinica isolate HGM2019 chromosome 5, MsV1, whole genome shotgun sequence genomic segment:
- the LOC131247111 gene encoding protein ALP1-like, giving the protein MDIRNGNPTISAGWEGSVLDSRILADALNQQYKLIVPAGKYYLVDAGFANVPGFLAPFRGVRYHLKEFRQGCQPRTKEELFNLRHSLLRNAIERALGVLKARFSILKIASGYPLNTQVNIVAACCILHNHIINEKRDQELDFENNNDIGNGEDESEMHEDEGNESSEDENECDF; this is encoded by the exons CGGGGTGGGAGGGATCGGTATTAGATTCACGAATACTGGCAGATGCTCTTAACCAACAATACAAATTAATTGTCCCAGCAG GCAAATATTACTTAGTAGATGCTGGTTTTGCGAATGTGCCGGGCTTTTTAGCACCATTCCGTGGCGTTCGGTATCATCTAAAAGAATTTAGGCAAGGTTGTCAACCTAGGACAAAGGAAGAGTTGTTTAATCTTCGTCATTCCTTATTGCGGAATGCTATAGAACGTGCTCTTGGAGTATTGAAGGCACGATTTTCCatattgaagattgcttcaggcTATCCTTTAAATACACAAGTCAATATAGTCGCTGCATGTTGTATCCTACATAATCATATTATCAATGAAAAACGTGATCAAGAGCTTGATTTTGAAAATAACAATGATATCGGTAATGGTGAAGATGAAAGTGAGATGCATGAAGATGAAGGTAATGAGAGTAGTGAAGATGAGAATGAATGCGACTTCTGA